The Oncorhynchus tshawytscha isolate Ot180627B linkage group LG05, Otsh_v2.0, whole genome shotgun sequence genome includes a window with the following:
- the LOC112249998 gene encoding CCAAT/enhancer-binding protein zeta isoform X2: MAPKAKEHLDDDLAGDLDEKVSLGSLDEEDFGDELGEEGGAFMDSIGEDDEEVPELDNTDSDEMEVPHTRPGSKKRKASEDLDFSGSLGSKPGKERRKQPCWHLLKSLCICWMKMLVLSLTTLA, encoded by the exons ATGGCACCGAAAGCAAAAGAAC ACCTGGATGATGACTTGGCTGGTGATCTGGATGAGAAGGTGTCCCTAGGCAGTTTGGATGAGGAGGACTTTGGAGATGAActtggggaggagggaggggcctTCATGGACAGCAttggagaggatgatgaggaag TTCCAGAACTTGATAACACTG ATTCAGATGAGATGGAGGTTCCACACACAAGGCCAGGTTCTAAAAAGAGGAAGGCATCAGAGGATCTTGACTTCAGTGGTTCTTTAG GTTCCAAaccaggaaaggaaaggaggaaacAGCCATGTTGGCATCTGCTGAAGAG tttgtgTATATGTTGGATGAAAATGCTGGTTCTAAGTTTGACAACATTGGCATGA
- the LOC112249998 gene encoding CCAAT/enhancer-binding protein zeta isoform X1, producing MAPKAKEHLDDDLAGDLDEKVSLGSLDEEDFGDELGEEGGAFMDSIGEDDEEGSHLTLICLLVPELDNTDSDEMEVPHTRPGSKKRKASEDLDFSGSLGSKPGKERRKQPCWHLLKSLCICWMKMLVLSLTTLA from the exons ATGGCACCGAAAGCAAAAGAAC ACCTGGATGATGACTTGGCTGGTGATCTGGATGAGAAGGTGTCCCTAGGCAGTTTGGATGAGGAGGACTTTGGAGATGAActtggggaggagggaggggcctTCATGGACAGCAttggagaggatgatgaggaag GTTCACACTTGACTCTAATTTGTCTTTTAGTTCCAGAACTTGATAACACTG ATTCAGATGAGATGGAGGTTCCACACACAAGGCCAGGTTCTAAAAAGAGGAAGGCATCAGAGGATCTTGACTTCAGTGGTTCTTTAG GTTCCAAaccaggaaaggaaaggaggaaacAGCCATGTTGGCATCTGCTGAAGAG tttgtgTATATGTTGGATGAAAATGCTGGTTCTAAGTTTGACAACATTGGCATGA
- the LOC112249999 gene encoding protein CEBPZOS codes for MAPKPLAPLARRLFKGVVLLEVAGVLGAYGLFYKMNTSQDFRNRMNNMLPSVLEVYYKSNEYAGVYGIREKDLEDWSKKE; via the exons ATGGCCCCCAAACCTTTAGCACCGTTAGCAAGGAGACTGTTCAAAGGAGTAGTACTACTTGAAGTTGCAGGTGTGCTAGGTGCTTATGGTCTTTTTTACAAGATGAACACAAGTCAAg ATTTCAGGAACAGAATGAACAACATGCTTCCCTCTGTCCTGGAAG TTTATTACAAGTCCAACGAATATGCTGGAGTTTATGGGATTCGAGAGAAAGACCTTGAAGATTGGTCCAAGAAGGAATAG